The DNA sequence CAAGGGTGGGATCGGGTGACCGTGCTCGCGCATGCCAAGGACCACGAGATCATTCGTTCCGTTCTCATGGACGCGTTCACCGCCGCGGTGCGGCGATCGGACGCGGATGGGGGGTTTGACACCGCCCGGCGGGCGATATCCTGAAGACCGCGCCGCACGGACGAGGCCGCGGAAGGAGATGGCGAACGGTCGCCCGACAGCGCGGAGGCGCGCGGAACAGTCGCGCGCCGCCACGGTGAACGGCGGCCCGAACCATGGAGGAGATCATGCGTGTGATGTTGAAGCGGGCGTATGATCCGCCGGCCGCGTCGGACGGCGCCCGGATTCTCGTGGATCGTCTCTGGCCGCGCGGATTGTCCAAGGTCGGGGCGAAACTCGATTGCTGGCTCAAGGAGGTCGCGCCGACAACCGAACTCCGGCGATGGTACGGGCATGATCCGAAGAAGTG is a window from the Chlamydiota bacterium genome containing:
- a CDS encoding DUF488 family protein, which translates into the protein MRVMLKRAYDPPAASDGARILVDRLWPRGLSKVGAKLDCWLKEVAPTTELRRWYGHDPKKWREFEERYRIEIGRNPAMAELRRRARRGNVTLVYAARDQAHNEAVVLKKILDGGA